Proteins from a genomic interval of Nostoc sp. TCL240-02:
- a CDS encoding alpha/beta hydrolase — MNHLIDKKTVWQKLALRIFSMALLPTLTTYPAFGAERLKFNYGVLERSIPISSLENYAKTGNVDDDFAGYSQYVDKKQLTQLRKVLLTRIPLNEVEISQFLYTPIGERLLQKLGKIIQTESRLSGFYAIRSALILSATDQKDFTLLNILRKFPASSISINLNQTLEIVETLQDLVNQTQNAVALINQESQQNVITASKVDSIPLMDLGKTGSFRFFKQTITLNDISRNRRFLADIYLPVAQTPRKIIVISHGLGSDRTSFAYLAEHLASYGFVVAVPEHPGSDSKQLQALLKGTTNQVTNPRELIDRPLDIKYLLDELTSLSKTNPTFQGRLNLEQVGVIGQSFGGYTALALAGANINFEQLKADCPALEDTLNASLLLQCLAVNLPNFLYNLSDARIKAVIVINPVGSSIFGEASLSQIKIPVMIISGTSDTVAPALLEQIQPFTWLTTANKYLTLINGGTHFSTIAESPNATIPIPTQAVGSSPALARRYVKALSVPFFETYIAGQPSYLPYLSTEYVNTISQQPLPLSLITSLTSEELKKYK, encoded by the coding sequence ATGAATCATCTTATCGATAAAAAAACTGTTTGGCAAAAATTGGCTTTGAGAATTTTTAGTATGGCATTGCTGCCTACATTAACTACTTATCCTGCTTTTGGTGCAGAGCGCCTAAAATTTAATTATGGTGTTTTAGAAAGGTCTATCCCCATTAGTTCGCTTGAGAACTATGCTAAAACAGGTAATGTAGATGATGATTTTGCTGGTTATAGTCAGTATGTAGACAAAAAGCAACTAACTCAATTGCGGAAAGTTTTACTAACTCGCATTCCCTTAAATGAAGTAGAAATTTCGCAGTTTCTTTATACACCAATTGGTGAGCGATTATTACAAAAATTGGGGAAAATTATTCAGACAGAATCTAGATTGTCAGGCTTTTATGCGATTCGCTCGGCATTAATTTTATCAGCTACAGATCAAAAAGATTTTACCCTATTAAATATATTACGCAAGTTTCCTGCAAGCTCAATTTCAATAAACTTAAACCAGACTCTAGAAATAGTAGAAACATTACAAGATTTAGTAAATCAAACTCAAAATGCAGTAGCACTGATTAATCAAGAATCTCAACAAAATGTAATCACTGCTTCTAAGGTTGATTCTATTCCATTGATGGACTTAGGAAAAACCGGAAGTTTTCGTTTCTTCAAGCAAACTATTACCCTTAATGACATTTCACGTAATAGAAGATTCTTAGCTGATATTTACCTCCCAGTTGCTCAAACTCCTAGAAAGATAATTGTTATTTCGCATGGACTTGGTTCTGACAGAACAAGTTTTGCATATCTAGCTGAACATCTCGCTTCTTATGGTTTTGTGGTTGCTGTTCCAGAACATCCTGGGAGTGATTCAAAACAACTACAAGCATTATTAAAAGGTACAACAAATCAAGTTACTAATCCTAGAGAACTTATTGATAGACCTTTAGATATTAAATATTTACTAGATGAACTCACTAGTTTATCTAAGACTAATCCCACCTTTCAAGGACGTTTAAATTTAGAACAAGTTGGTGTGATAGGGCAATCATTTGGTGGATATACAGCATTAGCATTAGCCGGTGCAAATATCAATTTTGAGCAATTAAAAGCTGACTGCCCAGCTTTGGAAGATACGTTAAATGCTTCGCTTTTACTTCAATGTTTGGCTGTGAATTTACCAAATTTCCTATATAACTTATCGGATGCAAGAATAAAAGCAGTAATTGTCATTAATCCAGTTGGTAGCAGTATTTTTGGTGAAGCTAGCCTTAGCCAAATCAAAATTCCTGTAATGATTATATCTGGCACTTCTGATACTGTTGCTCCAGCTTTACTAGAACAAATTCAGCCTTTTACTTGGTTAACAACTGCAAATAAGTATTTAACGCTTATCAATGGCGGGACACACTTTTCTACTATTGCCGAATCACCTAATGCAACCATTCCTATTCCTACGCAAGCAGTCGGTTCAAGTCCAGCTTTGGCACGTCGCTACGTTAAAGCTTTAAGTGTTCCTTTCTTTGAAACGTATATTGCTGGACAGCCAAGTTACCTTCCATACTTGAGTACAGAATACGTTAATACAATTAGTCAGCAACCACTACCGTTAAGTCTAATTACATCTCTGACATCTGAAGAACTAAAAAAATATAAATAA
- a CDS encoding DUF2231 domain-containing protein produces the protein MPALSLNSQNLPYPDPLHPIIVHFVIAMVLFSFVCDVLGYFTRNVRLFEVSFWNMFVAAIAIFIAIIFGQFEAGLAQAQKAAQSTLNYHTVLGWSLGAIVAAIAAWRFVIRNSSPRRVPPAYLGAATLLVCLVFVQVYLGSKLFWVYGLHVEPVVQAMKQGVSP, from the coding sequence ATGCCTGCTCTGTCTCTGAATAGCCAAAATTTACCATACCCCGATCCTTTGCACCCAATTATCGTTCACTTTGTGATTGCAATGGTGCTTTTTTCCTTCGTGTGTGATGTTCTAGGCTATTTCACCCGCAACGTGCGTTTATTTGAGGTGAGTTTTTGGAATATGTTTGTTGCTGCGATCGCAATTTTCATCGCAATTATCTTTGGCCAGTTTGAAGCAGGACTAGCCCAAGCCCAGAAAGCAGCCCAATCAACGCTGAATTATCATACCGTCCTGGGTTGGTCACTGGGGGCGATTGTTGCGGCGATCGCAGCTTGGCGTTTTGTGATTCGCAACAGCAGCCCCCGAAGAGTACCGCCTGCTTACCTTGGGGCTGCAACATTGTTAGTCTGCCTAGTATTTGTGCAAGTGTATTTGGGGAGTAAACTGTTTTGGGTATATGGATTGCACGTTGAGCCTGTAGTTCAAGCCATGAAACAGGGAGTTTCACCATGA
- a CDS encoding DUF2231 domain-containing protein, with protein MNPQLIEQLRLRLGANGLPYEIPVHPQLVHLTLGLFIIAIIFDIAGVLFSLEKPIFKFLGLAAIRSSFFDVGWYNLIAAAAITFFTVAAGFFELLLANPPVDQKSAWGLSAGWTMLLHGLGGVLLLGIIVAMTVWRGLQRYRWRKDASRQVQWSYLLAGIAILGILFVHGTLGAHLGEEFGIHVTAANTISKNVHSK; from the coding sequence ATGAACCCACAACTGATTGAGCAGTTGAGATTGCGGCTGGGTGCTAACGGATTACCCTACGAGATTCCTGTACATCCGCAGTTAGTGCATCTAACGCTGGGTTTGTTCATCATTGCCATCATTTTTGATATAGCAGGAGTGTTGTTTTCTTTAGAAAAACCAATTTTCAAATTTTTGGGATTGGCTGCCATCCGTTCTAGCTTTTTTGATGTCGGCTGGTACAATCTCATAGCAGCAGCGGCCATCACATTTTTCACCGTTGCGGCTGGTTTTTTTGAACTACTGTTGGCAAATCCGCCAGTCGATCAAAAGAGTGCTTGGGGGTTGAGTGCTGGTTGGACGATGCTTTTACATGGTTTAGGTGGGGTTTTGCTGCTGGGGATTATTGTCGCCATGACTGTATGGAGAGGTTTGCAGCGCTATCGCTGGCGGAAGGATGCTTCCAGACAGGTGCAGTGGAGTTACTTGTTAGCAGGGATTGCAATACTAGGCATATTATTCGTTCACGGAACATTGGGGGCGCATTTGGGAGAGGAATTTGGGATTCATGTTACTGCTGCGAATACAATTTCCAAAAATGTTCACAGCAAATAA
- a CDS encoding cytochrome c oxidase subunit II, which produces MFSVFEYLLIAVYVAVLLVVSRWIGQQAFSWMPPQATTEAQRVDDLFSFLVSIGAFIFLGLIGVMVYAIAFHRAPPEDYTEGHPSRGDARLEILWTATPTLLVVWIAFQSFNIYQQLDILGLKQIVHLHTPLESAPAYAETLSDRPKPASETIDVFVKQWDWSFRYPNNVTSNQLHLPINRSTRLNLQAQDVIHGFYVPEFRLKQDIIPGRNIDIVLTPTRAGKYRLKDSQFSGTYFALMETDVYVESLDQYNQWLTQTANSERTPVNQAVAENIQPPKTLFNSGWYTVIPAQPGIANKRKQNNDT; this is translated from the coding sequence ATGTTTAGTGTTTTTGAATATCTATTAATAGCGGTTTATGTAGCAGTGCTGCTCGTCGTCAGTCGGTGGATTGGCCAGCAGGCGTTTTCTTGGATGCCTCCGCAAGCTACAACAGAAGCACAACGGGTAGATGATTTATTTAGCTTCTTAGTCTCAATTGGAGCATTTATCTTCCTTGGGCTAATTGGAGTTATGGTTTATGCGATCGCTTTCCATCGCGCCCCCCCAGAAGACTACACTGAAGGACACCCCTCTAGAGGTGATGCAAGGCTAGAAATATTGTGGACAGCAACCCCAACTTTATTAGTAGTATGGATTGCTTTCCAAAGCTTCAATATTTATCAGCAATTAGATATTTTAGGTTTAAAGCAAATTGTGCATTTGCATACACCCTTAGAATCTGCACCTGCATACGCCGAAACCCTCAGCGATCGACCCAAACCTGCGTCTGAAACTATTGATGTTTTCGTTAAGCAGTGGGATTGGTCTTTTCGTTATCCAAATAATGTTACTAGCAATCAACTGCATCTGCCAATCAATCGCAGCACTCGCTTAAATCTGCAAGCGCAAGATGTGATCCACGGTTTCTACGTCCCTGAGTTTCGCTTAAAGCAGGATATTATTCCAGGACGCAACATTGATATCGTGCTTACACCTACTCGTGCAGGCAAATATCGCCTGAAAGATTCTCAATTTAGCGGTACTTACTTTGCTTTAATGGAAACCGATGTATACGTTGAATCTCTCGATCAATATAACCAGTGGCTCACGCAAACTGCTAATAGCGAACGAACCCCTGTAAATCAGGCAGTTGCCGAAAATATCCAACCACCCAAAACATTGTTTAATAGCGGCTGGTATACCGTCATACCTGCTCAACCTGGCATTGCCAATAAAAGGAAGCAAAATAATGACACATGA
- a CDS encoding cbb3-type cytochrome c oxidase subunit I, with the protein MTHDFSQEITGDRESQNQQGNTWREYFSFNTDHKVIGIQYMVMTFIFFLIGGLLAMLIRAELLTPESNLVDRPLYNGLFTMHGTIMIFLWIIPFNAGLSNYLVPLMIGARDMAFPLLNAISFWILPPAGLLLLSSFFLPNGTAQAGWWSYPPISLQIPGDQFINGEFIWIVSLVLIGISSIMGAVNFVTTIFWMRAPGMTFFRMPVFVWSVFSAQLLQLINLPALTAALILLLLDLSVGTQFFKPDGNGDPIIYQHLFWFYSHPAVYIMALPAFGIFAEVLPAFSRNPLFGYRSVAIATLGIALISIFVWVHHMFTSATPGWMRMTFMATSMLVAIPTGIKAFAWTATIWRSKLHLETPMLFAMGGAAMFIFGGVTGVMLAATPFDIHVNNTYFVVGHFHYIVFNTITMAIFAAIYYWFPKITGRMYAEGWGKLHFWLTFIPANITFFSMHPLGLQGMLRRVSSYDPQYQGWNVIASLASFLLGASTLPFIANIVGSWLYGPRAVDDPWHATGLEWTTSSPPPRDNFEEIPTVTRPPYDYGNPKYSVIVNSDNSE; encoded by the coding sequence ATGACACATGACTTTAGTCAAGAGATTACCGGGGATCGAGAATCGCAGAACCAGCAGGGTAATACTTGGCGGGAATACTTCAGCTTCAACACCGATCATAAGGTGATTGGAATTCAGTACATGGTGATGACCTTCATTTTCTTCCTGATTGGCGGGCTGTTGGCGATGCTGATCCGGGCTGAATTGCTCACCCCAGAATCAAATTTGGTCGATCGCCCGCTTTATAACGGTTTGTTCACCATGCACGGGACAATCATGATTTTCCTGTGGATTATTCCCTTTAATGCAGGGCTTTCTAACTACTTAGTACCGCTAATGATTGGAGCGCGGGATATGGCTTTTCCCTTGCTCAACGCCATCTCTTTTTGGATTTTGCCACCCGCAGGTCTTTTACTACTATCTAGCTTCTTCCTCCCAAACGGGACTGCACAAGCTGGGTGGTGGTCTTATCCGCCAATTAGTCTGCAAATTCCAGGGGATCAGTTTATTAACGGTGAATTTATTTGGATAGTCAGCCTAGTTTTGATAGGTATCTCTTCAATCATGGGGGCTGTCAATTTTGTGACAACCATCTTTTGGATGCGGGCCCCAGGGATGACGTTTTTTCGGATGCCTGTGTTTGTTTGGTCGGTTTTCAGCGCTCAGTTATTGCAACTGATTAATTTACCTGCCTTGACAGCTGCATTGATACTACTGTTGCTTGACCTATCCGTTGGTACACAATTCTTTAAACCGGATGGGAATGGCGATCCGATCATTTACCAGCATCTATTTTGGTTTTACTCTCACCCAGCAGTTTATATCATGGCACTACCAGCCTTCGGTATTTTTGCTGAGGTTTTGCCTGCATTTTCTCGCAATCCTTTATTTGGTTATCGGTCAGTTGCGATCGCCACATTAGGTATTGCTTTGATTAGCATCTTCGTTTGGGTACATCACATGTTCACCAGTGCTACCCCCGGTTGGATGCGGATGACCTTCATGGCTACCTCAATGTTAGTTGCCATACCCACTGGTATTAAAGCCTTCGCTTGGACAGCCACTATCTGGAGGAGCAAACTACATCTAGAAACACCAATGCTGTTTGCAATGGGAGGTGCAGCTATGTTTATTTTTGGCGGTGTTACTGGTGTAATGCTTGCTGCCACGCCATTTGATATCCACGTTAATAATACTTACTTTGTTGTGGGACATTTCCATTACATCGTTTTTAACACGATCACAATGGCAATCTTCGCGGCAATTTACTACTGGTTTCCCAAAATAACTGGAAGAATGTATGCTGAGGGTTGGGGCAAGTTACATTTTTGGCTAACCTTTATACCTGCCAATATTACCTTCTTCTCCATGCACCCATTAGGTTTACAAGGGATGCTCCGCCGAGTTTCTTCCTACGACCCACAGTATCAAGGATGGAACGTCATCGCTAGCTTGGCTTCATTTTTACTAGGAGCATCCACACTGCCTTTTATTGCTAACATAGTAGGCTCTTGGCTTTACGGGCCGAGGGCAGTTGATGATCCCTGGCACGCTACTGGATTAGAATGGACAACCTCTTCACCACCTCCACGAGATAACTTCGAGGAGATTCCAACCGTGACAAGACCTCCTTACGACTACGGCAATCCAAAGTACTCAGTAATCGTAAATTCAGATAACAGTGAGTGA
- a CDS encoding heme-copper oxidase subunit III — translation MQRRHIDESPIRFDLWRRSLPNWLQRFLPSGGGSHEDHHGKGMFGFTVFLLSESIIFLSFIFTYVALRLTTKNWLPPGISGPELSTIVVINTVVLLSSSFIIQPAENALKRNQLTKFRWLWLITIAMGSYFLVGLLIEWKSLDFKITTGLVGSTFYLLTGFHGIHVLAGVVLQIIMLIRSFIPGNYNKTHFGTSATTLFWHFVDVVWVFLFSLLYLWRA, via the coding sequence ATGCAACGTCGTCATATAGATGAAAGTCCAATCCGTTTTGATCTGTGGCGGCGAAGCTTGCCAAATTGGTTACAGCGCTTCCTACCAAGTGGTGGCGGTAGCCATGAAGATCATCATGGTAAAGGAATGTTCGGATTCACCGTGTTCCTGCTGTCAGAAAGCATCATTTTTTTGAGTTTTATCTTTACTTATGTTGCTCTACGACTGACTACTAAAAATTGGCTGCCACCCGGTATATCGGGGCCAGAATTGTCTACAATTGTGGTTATTAATACGGTAGTATTACTTTCTAGTAGCTTTATCATTCAACCAGCAGAAAATGCCCTCAAGCGTAATCAACTCACGAAATTTCGTTGGCTATGGTTAATAACGATCGCAATGGGAAGTTACTTCTTAGTTGGTCTGTTAATTGAGTGGAAAAGTCTCGATTTCAAGATTACTACAGGGTTAGTTGGTTCGACATTTTACTTGCTAACAGGCTTCCACGGTATACATGTCCTGGCTGGTGTTGTGCTTCAGATAATTATGCTGATTCGTTCATTCATCCCAGGCAACTATAATAAAACCCACTTCGGAACAAGTGCGACTACTCTTTTTTGGCACTTTGTTGATGTAGTTTGGGTATTTCTTTTCTCGCTTCTCTACCTTTGGCGGGCATAA
- a CDS encoding NAD(P)/FAD-dependent oxidoreductase, whose protein sequence is MNSPVYQTVIVGGGFAGLFTALHLAHEHYPRSVILIDKDERFCFKPLLYEYFDGEMDSFQVVPRFSELLKGSGVIFVQDTVQSIDLHQREVKLASGNSYNYSNLVLALGSVTGYHQVEGANVNAFPFWTQSDAIALERHLRDCLHKAVQTEDLEQRRKLLTVVIVGGGASGVEMAATLADFLPHWYSALGGNSSEIRVVLLNHGKEILDGDINNPLREVAERELNKRAVPIEMIVEAEATAIGSTSIQYKRNEQIETLATHTTVWTAGTSTHPLIKDLPIPKEHRDRADRPLVTPTLQLLDFPEVFVGGDCAAVQDNSLPPTAQVAYQQGANIAHNLKAIALGEELKPIKVNIRGTLLKLGIKDAAANLFNVFEVAGETAHLIRQGTYLTLLPAPIHDFKATTEWVDEEIFHHHLDPHDVGKKVVQAAEIVGAGVVGILAARKLLKMLGDEDKKE, encoded by the coding sequence ATGAACAGCCCAGTTTATCAAACTGTGATTGTCGGCGGTGGTTTTGCGGGGCTATTTACAGCCTTACATTTAGCTCACGAACATTATCCTCGTTCTGTTATCTTGATTGATAAAGACGAGCGCTTTTGCTTTAAGCCGCTACTATATGAATATTTCGATGGCGAGATGGATAGCTTTCAAGTAGTGCCGCGTTTTTCGGAATTACTTAAAGGTAGTGGTGTCATTTTTGTGCAAGATACAGTGCAATCGATAGACTTGCATCAACGGGAAGTCAAATTAGCTTCGGGAAACTCTTACAATTACAGTAACTTAGTATTAGCTTTGGGCAGTGTTACTGGCTATCATCAAGTTGAAGGTGCGAATGTTAATGCCTTTCCTTTCTGGACGCAATCAGATGCGATCGCTCTTGAGCGACATTTACGTGACTGTTTGCACAAAGCCGTCCAAACAGAAGATTTAGAACAACGCCGAAAATTACTAACAGTAGTCATCGTTGGTGGTGGTGCAAGTGGTGTGGAAATGGCAGCAACTCTAGCTGATTTTCTCCCACATTGGTATAGTGCTTTGGGAGGAAATTCAAGTGAAATTCGTGTAGTACTACTCAATCATGGTAAAGAAATCCTTGATGGCGATATAAATAACCCATTGCGTGAAGTTGCCGAACGGGAATTGAATAAACGTGCTGTGCCTATAGAGATGATTGTGGAAGCAGAAGCTACTGCTATTGGTTCCACTTCAATTCAATATAAGCGTAACGAGCAAATTGAAACATTAGCTACACATACTACAGTTTGGACTGCTGGCACTTCTACCCATCCACTGATTAAAGATTTGCCAATTCCTAAAGAACATCGAGATCGTGCCGATCGCCCTTTAGTTACTCCCACCTTACAATTACTCGATTTTCCAGAAGTGTTTGTCGGTGGTGATTGTGCAGCAGTTCAGGATAATTCGCTACCGCCTACGGCTCAAGTGGCTTATCAGCAAGGAGCCAATATTGCCCACAATTTGAAAGCGATCGCTCTAGGAGAAGAACTCAAACCTATTAAGGTTAACATCCGGGGAACCCTTTTGAAATTGGGGATAAAAGATGCTGCTGCTAACCTTTTCAATGTTTTTGAAGTTGCAGGCGAAACCGCGCATTTAATCCGTCAAGGCACTTATTTAACACTATTGCCAGCACCAATTCATGACTTTAAAGCAACAACGGAATGGGTGGATGAAGAGATTTTCCATCACCACCTTGACCCTCATGATGTCGGTAAAAAAGTGGTGCAAGCAGCGGAAATAGTCGGCGCAGGAGTTGTAGGCATTCTAGCTGCGAGAAAATTACTGAAAATGTTGGGAGATGAGGATAAAAAAGAGTAA
- a CDS encoding amino acid ABC transporter substrate-binding protein, translating to MVSDSQGNLIGYSVDMLTLIQKQLEKELGKKIQLKLVGVTPAERIPKIINRQVDIICDASSFTWERDKKVDFSINYGVTGTQILIKKDSNLGSAESLINKRVSVLAGTTNEQAIKQIQPQAKLVYFKTRAEGFAALEQGKIDAFASDSILLEGWLQTAKNQDSFAIAPPRPYSREGIACMVPENNSKFLDSVNYSLVKFMQGFVNDNPKYVAIFDRWFGSQGVVFLNRDLRDLAVETMQLMIEFHEDIPQKDL from the coding sequence ATGGTCTCTGACAGTCAAGGAAATTTGATTGGTTATTCTGTAGATATGCTGACTTTGATCCAGAAGCAGTTAGAAAAAGAATTAGGCAAGAAAATTCAACTTAAATTAGTTGGAGTTACCCCAGCAGAAAGAATTCCCAAGATAATTAACCGACAAGTTGATATTATCTGTGATGCTAGTAGTTTTACTTGGGAACGAGATAAAAAGGTTGATTTTTCAATCAACTATGGTGTCACAGGTACTCAAATCTTAATTAAGAAGGACAGCAATTTAGGTTCAGCTGAATCTCTCATTAACAAGCGTGTGAGTGTGCTGGCTGGAACTACCAACGAACAAGCTATCAAGCAGATACAACCCCAAGCCAAGCTTGTATATTTCAAGACTAGAGCAGAAGGATTTGCGGCTTTGGAACAGGGTAAAATTGACGCTTTTGCATCCGATAGCATTCTTTTAGAGGGATGGTTACAAACAGCAAAAAATCAAGATAGTTTTGCGATCGCACCTCCTCGTCCCTATTCACGAGAAGGAATTGCTTGTATGGTTCCTGAGAATAACTCTAAATTCCTCGATTCAGTGAACTATTCCCTCGTCAAGTTTATGCAAGGATTTGTCAACGATAACCCCAAATATGTTGCGATTTTTGACCGTTGGTTTGGTTCTCAAGGTGTTGTATTTCTAAATCGAGACTTACGTGATTTAGCTGTGGAAACCATGCAATTGATGATAGAGTTTCACGAAGATATTCCCCAGAAAGATTTGTAG